The bacterium CG_4_10_14_0_2_um_filter_33_32 genomic interval TAAAAGCCATTAAAAAAGCACTTAAGACCTATGGCATGGATTTTTATGTAAGACTTTCCTTAAGGGATCCGAAAGAGAAAGCTAAATATCTTGGTGATGATCAAGTTTGGAACAAATCTGAAAAAATATTAGAAAAAATAGCTAAAGATAACAAAATCTCTTATGAAATAGGGATAGGTGAAGCAGCTTTTTACGGTCCTAAGATGGATATTATGGCAAAAGATGCTTTAAATAGAGAACACCAGATTTCCACTATCCAGTTGGATTTTAACATGCCTAAGAGGTTTAATTTAAGTTATGCAAGTGATGACGGCAAAAATTATATGCCGGTTATGATTCACAGCGCTCTTATCGGTTCGATTGATAGATTTTTGGGAGTTCTAATCGAACATTATGCCGGCGCTTTTCCAGCTTGGCTAGCTCCTGTTCAGGTAATTATTATTCCGATATCTGATAAGAAACATCTAAAATATGCCAAAGAAATAAGTAAAAATGTTTTAGAAAAAGATATTAGGGTTGAGATTGACTCAAGGCCGGAATCAGTTGGTAAAAAAATAAGAGAAGCGGAACTTCAAAAAATTCCTTACATGTTTATTGTTGGAGATAAAGAGATTAAAGCAAAGAAAATATCGGTTAGAAACTACAAAAAAGGCGATTTAGGCCAAAAGAGTTTAAAATTTATAGATGATATCAAACAAGAGATTGATAAAAGACAGGGTTAGATGACTAGTTATTTCTATGATGCTCGATGATTTTATCAATTTCTCGTAAGGCGTGGTTATAATCTGCATCTATGGTTTTTACAAAATGATCTATTAGTTTTTCTTTTTTAAGGGTTTTTATGTAATCAAGTTCTTTTTCGGTAATTTTTATTCGGTTTCTGATGTATTCTTTGTCATGCCCTCTTTTGATAAGTCTTTTTTTTACATTTTTCAGTATAGGGTCTTCAGTCAAAACGCATATAATTTTTATATGTTTGTAAGTTTTCTTAAGTTTTTTTACTCTATCAACGGTTAAAGTTAAAACACAGTCACCTTTTTGAAGAAATTTTTCTACGTCTTTTTTAAGTTTTCCGTAATAATGGCCGCCAAAAGATGTATATTCTAGTAGTTCCCTGTTTTTTATATGTTTTTCAAACGCCTCTAAAGTAATATGCTGGTATTCAGCTAAATTTCCTTTTCGAGGGGGTCTGGTTGTAGTTGAAGGTATATAAAAAAAACCATGCTTTTCCCGCATGTGTCTTGAGAGATCAGTTTTCCCAACTGCCCCCGGTCCTATTAATCCAAAAAGACAGTTTTTCTTATTTTGTCTCTCCATGTATAAATTATATAGAGTAAACAGCTAACAGTAAACAGTTAACAGATGATCAAGAATTTTAATTGGCTTTTTAAAATAGTTGAATTATAGTAGCATATGAAGATATGAATAATACAAAACTAAAATATTATATTTGGATAATTGGGTGTCAAATGAACAAATCGGATGCAGAACGTGTTGTTTCTGTTCTGAATGATTTGGGATTTGAAAGAACCGAAGATGAAAAATCAGCTGATTTAATTATTGCTTTAGCATGTTCTGTAAGACAAACAGCAATTGACAGAATTTACGGCAAAGCCAAGAAATGGAACGAAATAAAGAAAAATCGAAAATTGATAACTATGCTTTCAGGTTGTGTTCTGGACGCTGATAAGCCAAAAATGGGAAAAATATTCGATTATCTGTTTAATATTTCTGATTTAAGCAAGCTTCCTTTGTTATTAGGCGAAAGTGATTCAGTCAGATGCCAAGATTACTTTAAGATTAAACCGATTTATGAATCTTATTTTTCCGCGTTTATTCCGATAATGACTGGATGCAACAATTTTTGTACTTATTGTGCCGTGCCCTATACAAGGGGAAGAGAAAAATACAGAGAAAGGCAAGAAATAATTAAGGAAATTTTAGGATTAGTAAAAAAAGGCTATAAAGAAATAACGCTTCTTGGGCAGAATGTTAATTCCTACGGAATTAGTAAACAGTTAACAGTAAATACTTCGACTATACTCAGCACAGGTAGTAAACAGGGAGATCAAGAAACTAACAATAAAAACAATTTTGCTGAGTTACTTAGAGAAGTGAATAAAATTCCGGGAAATTTTTGGATAAGATTTTTAACATCAAACCCTCATGACATGTCAGATGAGATAATTGACGCTGTCGCTGAAAGTAAAAAGATATGTGAATACATCCATTTACCAGTGCAGGTAGGCAATAATGAGGTTCTTAAGAATATGAACAGGAAGTATACAAGGGAGCATTATTTAGAATTGATTGAAAAGATAAAGACGAGAATCCCCGGCGTTGCTATTTCTACTGATACCATTGTAGGTTTTCCCGGAGAAACAAAAGAGCAATTTAAAGATACGATTGATATCTATCAAAAGGTAGGTTACACAATGGCCTATATAGCCCAATATTCTCCTCGGTCAGGTACAGTATCAGCTAAAATGAAAGATGATGTATCTAGGGAAGAGAAAAAAAGACGAGATAAAGAATTGACAAGTATTTTAGAAAAAACAGCCCTAAAGGATAATGAAAAATATATCAACGAAACAATTGATGTTTTAGTTGATTTAAAAAAGAAAGACTATTTATATGGAAGAACCAGGACTTATAAATTAGTTCAATTTAAAGGCGAGGAAGATTTAATTGGTAATTTTGTTAAAGTTAAGATTTCTTCGGTTACTCCTTGGGCTATGAAGGGGGACATAATAGAATAAAAAAATCCGTCACTCGTTTATCGTGACGGATTTTAGAATATAAACTGAGACTATTTACCTTGAGATCCCGTTGTTGGCGCAGATTCAAAATTGGGTAATGTTTGAGGCTGTGATGTTGTTGTAAAAAATAAAATTAGGATAAATATGGCTAGCCATATGACTTCTAAGAAAATAATATACACAAGGGATGCCCAATCTTTCGTATAAATCGCATTTAACAATGGGATGGCTACAACGCTAAGTATAAGCAATATAGCTGAAGACACTATAAAGGCAAAGTACATAGTAGCGCTTGTGAAAAACTTTTCCTGTAGTATTCCAGATGCAACTCCTGATGCATATCCGATACCAATTAGGAGTAGAGTAGAGAAGAGACTCAACGTTAGATTTTTAATTGAAAATACTTCTTTTAAGCTTTTTATAGCCTTTTCAACTATCTTATTTTGCTTTTTCTCTGTTTTTTCCTCGGTTTTTACGGATTCCATTGGTTTTTCACTAACTTCAGTTTTTTCAATTGAGCTTTCTTCGTTTTTTGTCTCGTCCATTGTGTTTTCTTCTGGTTTTATTTCGCCTGTCATTTTTTCTCCTTTAATAATAAAATTTAAATATCGAGTATAGTAAAAAAAGTATAGCAGATTATGAAGTTTATAACAATATTAGGGTCTACTGCTTCAGGGAAAACAAGCTTGGCTATTAAGATGGCTAAGAATTTTAATGGTGAAATAGTTAATGCCGATTCAAAAATTCTATATCGATATTTAGATATTGGGACAGATAAACCTTTAAAAAGTAAAAAGGAGACCCTTCGATTTCGCTCAGGGCAGACAGTAAAAAGGAAAAAAGATGAAGAATACATAGTAGAAGGAATTCTTCATCATCTAACAGATATCTTAGAGCCAGATGAAGAATTTTCAATCGCACAATATCAAAAAATAGCATCTATTACTATAAAAGATATCCAAAAGAGAGGGAAAATACCATTTTTAGTCGGCGGCTCACCTCTTTATATAGAATCAGTAATATATAATTATAAAATTCCCAAAATAACTCCAGACAAACGATTAAGAGATAAGCTATCAAAAAAATCATTAGATAATTTAGTAAAGACGTTAAAGAAAATTAACCCTGAAAATTTTCAATTTGTTGATTTAAAAAATAAACGAAGAGTTATAAGAGCGATTGAAATTTCTTTAAATAAAGAAAAAAGTTTGAGAAAAACTAACGCAAGAAAATTATCAAAAAATATATTGGTTTTAGGTATAAAAAAAGATAGAGAAGAACTATACAAAAAGATTAACGACCGGGTGGATAATATGATTAAAAAGGGTTTAGTATCTGAAGTGAAGAAAATAATAAAAAAATACGGCAAAGAAGCGCCGGCCCTTTTTGGTATTGGTTACAGGCAAATTATTCAATACTTAGAAGGAAAAATATTGTTAGATCAGGCAATAGAACTTATTAAAAGAGACTCAAGGAGATTTGCTAAGCGTCAATTAACTTGGTTTAAGCGTGATAAAAATATTAAATGGATAGAATCATCTGCAGAAGCTAGATTACTTATAGAAAATTTCCTTAAATCCTAATAGATTGTTTATTAAGCATACAGATGATAATATATTAATGATAATTATAGAGATCTAATGAAAAACACAAACGATATAAGTACTCCTCCCTTACCTCCTATTCCTCCCCCTGTTTATGTAAAAAAAAGCGGCGGAGAATTTGTAAAAGGCTTGAAATGGAGTTTAGGCATAAATGCTGGTTGTTGCGGTGTTTTTATGATATTTTTCTTTTTAATTTTTACGTTGTTTGCAATTTTGGGGGCATTGGCAGTAGGTATAGGTTCTTCGGATTTGAATAAAACAAAAGAATCATCAATTGAAGGCATAGGTCCTGATAAAATAGCTATCATTAACATATCAGGAGAGATATTGTCGGGGAGCCAATCTTCTGTTTTTGATTCAGCCAATGCTGATTCTAAAACGATAATAAGCCAACTTAAGAAAGCAAAGGAAGACCCATTCGTAAGAGCAGTTGTATTAAGAATCAATACTCCGGGCGGATCCGCTACGGCTAGTGATGAAATTCATAATAAAGTAAAAGAATTAGCAAAAGAGAAAAAGGTTGTAGCTTCTTTCGATGGTTTGGCCGCAAGCGGCGGTTATTATATAGCCTGCGGTTCAGATAAAATTTTTGCCAACCCAGCTACTC includes:
- the miaB gene encoding tRNA (N6-isopentenyl adenosine(37)-C2)-methylthiotransferase MiaB: MNNTKLKYYIWIIGCQMNKSDAERVVSVLNDLGFERTEDEKSADLIIALACSVRQTAIDRIYGKAKKWNEIKKNRKLITMLSGCVLDADKPKMGKIFDYLFNISDLSKLPLLLGESDSVRCQDYFKIKPIYESYFSAFIPIMTGCNNFCTYCAVPYTRGREKYRERQEIIKEILGLVKKGYKEITLLGQNVNSYGISKQLTVNTSTILSTGSKQGDQETNNKNNFAELLREVNKIPGNFWIRFLTSNPHDMSDEIIDAVAESKKICEYIHLPVQVGNNEVLKNMNRKYTREHYLELIEKIKTRIPGVAISTDTIVGFPGETKEQFKDTIDIYQKVGYTMAYIAQYSPRSGTVSAKMKDDVSREEKKRRDKELTSILEKTALKDNEKYINETIDVLVDLKKKDYLYGRTRTYKLVQFKGEEDLIGNFVKVKISSVTPWAMKGDIIE
- the sppA gene encoding signal peptide peptidase SppA — translated: MKNTNDISTPPLPPIPPPVYVKKSGGEFVKGLKWSLGINAGCCGVFMIFFFLIFTLFAILGALAVGIGSSDLNKTKESSIEGIGPDKIAIINISGEILSGSQSSVFDSANADSKTIISQLKKAKEDPFVRAVVLRINTPGGSATASDEIHNKVKELAKEKKVVASFDGLAASGGYYIACGSDKIFANPATLTGSIGVIITIPNLSSLYDKIGYKEVVIKSGKLKDIGSSTRELTSEEKDIFQGLIDDFYERFVEVVSDGRKMSKDEVKKIADGRIYSGKQAKALKLIDNFGGLDEAISEAKILANIQNAQVIEYRHSFWEDLSGVSSRIAEKIKLFSFPTKSSPSLEYKWIE
- the miaA gene encoding tRNA (adenosine(37)-N6)-dimethylallyltransferase MiaA, producing MKFITILGSTASGKTSLAIKMAKNFNGEIVNADSKILYRYLDIGTDKPLKSKKETLRFRSGQTVKRKKDEEYIVEGILHHLTDILEPDEEFSIAQYQKIASITIKDIQKRGKIPFLVGGSPLYIESVIYNYKIPKITPDKRLRDKLSKKSLDNLVKTLKKINPENFQFVDLKNKRRVIRAIEISLNKEKSLRKTNARKLSKNILVLGIKKDREELYKKINDRVDNMIKKGLVSEVKKIIKKYGKEAPALFGIGYRQIIQYLEGKILLDQAIELIKRDSRRFAKRQLTWFKRDKNIKWIESSAEARLLIENFLKS